Proteins encoded within one genomic window of Glycine soja cultivar W05 chromosome 1, ASM419377v2, whole genome shotgun sequence:
- the LOC114414259 gene encoding uncharacterized protein LOC114414259, giving the protein MDKYPRLYRISDQQKQIIMNMGNNTNGGWEWKLSWRRALFDSEIQMADNFLGELSQQQIQPNREDRWSWKHDQTGYYSTKSGYDLIWEAQMGANQNLDFVDIWKLKIPSKSLVFAWRIIRDRLPTRMNLRRRQVVINEVQCPFCGDVEEEAAHLEIWRQTLEHILISGPPT; this is encoded by the coding sequence ATGGACAAATATCCAAGGCTGTACCGAATTTCTGATCAACAGAAACAAATCATTATGAATATGGGGAATAACACCAACGGCGGATGGGAGTGGAAGCTATCTTGGAGGAGGGCTCTTTTTGatagtgaaattcaaatggcagaTAATTTCCTTGGAGAACTATCACAGCAGCAGATTCAGCCAAATAGGGAGGATAGGTGGAGCTGGAAGCATGATCAAACTGGATACTACTCAACAAAAAGCGGATATGACTTGATATGGGAAGCACAGATGGGAGCTAATCAGAATTTGGACTTTGTGGACATTTGGAAGCTCAAAATACCAAGTAAATCATTGGTTTTTGCTTGGAGGATAATTAGGGACAGACTTCCAACTAGGATGAATCTTAGAAGGCGGCAAGTTGTGATAAATGAGGTACAGTGCCCATTTTGTGGAGATGTAGAGGAGGAGGCTGCCCATTTAGAAATATGGAGACAGACTTTGGAACACATTTTAATCAGTGGTCCTCCAACCTAA